Proteins encoded together in one Schumannella luteola window:
- the dusB gene encoding tRNA dihydrouridine synthase DusB: MSTVLAPAAPLSIGPLTLDVPVVLAPMAGITNTAFRRLCREYGAGLYVSEMITSRALVERTPESMRLIQHHESETTRSIQLYGVDPKTVSEAVTMLVAEDRADHIDLNFGCPVPKVTRKGGGAALPWKLDLFRAIVEGAVKAAGDIPLTVKMRKGIDADHLTYLEAARAAQGAGVASIALHARTAAEFYSGTADWSAITKLKETITDTPVLGNGDIWSAADAVRMVEQTGCDGVVVGRGCLGRPWLFGDLAAAFRGEELKAEPSLGEVAIAFRRHAELLVDFFDDENRACRDIRKHVAWYFKGYAVGGELRAALAASSSLDEIDELLARLDHDQPYPGADAEGQRGRAGTPKVPSLPENWLDSRELPESFRAELTAAELHHSGG, translated from the coding sequence GTGTCCACCGTTCTCGCGCCCGCCGCGCCGCTCTCGATCGGGCCGCTGACACTCGACGTCCCGGTCGTGCTCGCGCCCATGGCGGGAATCACCAACACCGCCTTCCGCCGGCTCTGCCGTGAGTACGGCGCCGGCCTCTACGTCAGCGAGATGATCACGAGCCGCGCGCTCGTCGAGCGCACGCCCGAGAGCATGCGCCTCATCCAGCATCACGAGTCGGAGACGACCCGCTCGATCCAGCTCTACGGCGTCGACCCGAAGACGGTCAGCGAGGCCGTCACGATGTTGGTCGCCGAGGACCGCGCCGACCACATCGACCTCAACTTCGGCTGCCCGGTGCCCAAGGTCACGCGCAAGGGCGGGGGTGCGGCGCTGCCGTGGAAGCTCGACCTGTTCCGCGCGATCGTCGAGGGCGCCGTCAAGGCCGCCGGCGACATCCCGCTCACCGTCAAGATGCGCAAGGGCATCGACGCCGACCACCTCACCTACCTCGAGGCCGCGCGGGCTGCGCAGGGCGCCGGCGTCGCGAGCATCGCGCTCCACGCCCGCACGGCCGCCGAGTTCTACTCCGGCACCGCCGACTGGTCGGCGATCACGAAGCTCAAGGAGACGATCACCGACACCCCGGTGCTCGGCAACGGCGACATCTGGAGTGCGGCGGATGCGGTGCGCATGGTCGAGCAGACCGGCTGCGACGGCGTCGTCGTCGGCCGCGGCTGCCTCGGCCGGCCGTGGCTGTTCGGCGACCTGGCGGCGGCGTTCCGCGGCGAGGAGCTGAAGGCCGAGCCGTCACTGGGGGAGGTGGCCATCGCGTTCCGCCGCCACGCCGAACTGCTCGTCGACTTCTTCGATGACGAGAACCGGGCCTGCCGCGACATCCGCAAGCACGTCGCCTGGTACTTCAAGGGCTACGCCGTCGGCGGCGAGCTGCGTGCCGCGCTGGCGGCGTCGAGCAGCCTCGACGAGATCGACGAGCTGCTCGCGCGCCTCGACCACGACCAGCCGTATCCGGGTGCGGACGCCGAGGGCCAGCGCGGGCGCGCCGGCACCCCGAAGGTGCCGAGCCTTCCCGAGAACTGGCTCGACAGCCGCGAGCTGCCGGAGTCGTTCCGCGCCGAGCTCACCGCCGCCGAACTGCACCACAGCGGTGGCTGA
- a CDS encoding DsbA family oxidoreductase, giving the protein MRVALGVSNAPIKVDIWSDVQCPWCYIGKRRFETAAEAFGGDVEVEYHSFELAPDTPVDYEGTPVDYLSDRKGVSREQAGQMIQRVTGIAESVGLEYHYDDIHQTNTVLAHELLHWAKAQGRQLDLKERLLKAYFVDGRHVGRAEELADLAAEIGLDRDEALAALTDHRHLADVKADVAQAAAYGINGVPFFVIDGKYGVSGAQESATFQQVLETIAAERTASPADEADGVHA; this is encoded by the coding sequence ATGCGCGTTGCACTCGGCGTGAGCAACGCCCCCATCAAGGTCGACATCTGGTCCGACGTTCAGTGCCCGTGGTGCTACATCGGCAAGCGCCGCTTCGAGACGGCCGCCGAGGCCTTCGGGGGTGACGTCGAGGTCGAGTACCACTCCTTCGAGCTCGCCCCCGACACGCCCGTCGACTACGAGGGCACCCCGGTGGACTATCTGAGCGACCGCAAGGGCGTCTCGCGCGAGCAGGCCGGACAGATGATCCAGCGGGTCACCGGCATCGCCGAGAGCGTCGGACTCGAGTACCACTACGACGACATCCACCAGACGAACACGGTGCTCGCGCACGAGCTGCTGCACTGGGCGAAGGCGCAGGGCCGACAGCTCGACCTGAAGGAGCGCCTGCTCAAGGCCTACTTCGTCGACGGACGCCACGTCGGCCGCGCCGAGGAGCTCGCCGACCTCGCCGCCGAGATCGGGCTCGACCGTGACGAGGCCCTCGCCGCGCTCACCGACCACCGGCACCTCGCTGATGTGAAGGCCGACGTCGCCCAGGCGGCCGCCTACGGCATCAACGGCGTGCCGTTCTTCGTCATCGACGGCAAGTACGGCGTCTCGGGCGCGCAGGAGTCGGCGACGTTCCAGCAGGTGCTGGAGACGATCGCCGCCGAGCGCACGGCGTCCCCGGCCGACGAGGCGGATGGGGTGCACGCGTGA
- a CDS encoding deoxyguanosinetriphosphate triphosphohydrolase, which yields MAEPHGSHGQITPGYDDVDAERWLHERHSTRRSDFARDRARVLHSSALRRLAAKTQVLSPTAGLDFARNRLTHSLEVAQVGRELAASLGLDPDVVDTACLSHDLGHPPFGHNGERALNEWSLEIGGFEGNAQTLRLLTRLEPKVFRREPDGSATSVGLNLTRASLDASCKYPWPEQHGIPDPSGRSKFGFYADDFPVFEWLRAGAPERVRCIEAEVMDLSDDIAYSVHDFEDAIVGGFLDVSALSARVDHADLVDSMFDWIGGEIGRDELMAAFDRLDGLPFWIDRWDGSRADLARLKNLTSQLIGRFAHEAVHATRHAFSGSLARFGGSVVVPAETRTEIAVLKGIVAANVMSTNARQPLYAAQRGILTELADQLWATGPEHLDAGFAADWAEAVDDTARRRVIVDQVASLTDQSAMSRHERLVG from the coding sequence GTGGCTGAGCCGCACGGCTCGCACGGGCAGATCACCCCCGGCTACGACGACGTCGATGCCGAGCGCTGGCTGCACGAGCGCCACTCCACCCGCCGCAGCGACTTCGCCCGCGACCGCGCCCGCGTGCTGCACTCGAGCGCGCTGCGCCGGCTCGCAGCGAAGACGCAGGTGCTGAGCCCGACCGCCGGGCTCGACTTCGCCCGCAACCGGCTCACTCACTCGCTCGAGGTCGCGCAGGTCGGGCGTGAGCTCGCGGCGAGCCTCGGGCTCGACCCGGATGTCGTCGACACCGCCTGTCTCTCGCACGACCTGGGGCATCCGCCGTTCGGACACAACGGCGAGCGCGCGCTCAACGAGTGGTCGCTCGAGATCGGCGGCTTCGAGGGCAACGCGCAGACGCTGCGGCTGCTGACGCGTCTCGAACCGAAGGTGTTCCGCCGCGAGCCGGACGGCTCGGCGACCAGCGTCGGCCTGAATTTGACGCGGGCCAGCCTCGATGCGAGCTGCAAGTACCCGTGGCCCGAGCAGCACGGCATCCCCGACCCGTCCGGTCGCAGCAAGTTCGGCTTCTACGCCGACGATTTCCCGGTCTTCGAGTGGCTGCGCGCCGGCGCTCCCGAGCGGGTGCGCTGCATCGAGGCCGAGGTCATGGATCTCAGCGACGACATCGCCTACTCGGTGCACGATTTCGAGGATGCGATCGTCGGCGGCTTCCTCGACGTGAGCGCGCTCAGCGCCCGCGTCGACCACGCCGACCTCGTGGACTCGATGTTCGACTGGATCGGCGGTGAGATCGGCAGAGACGAGCTGATGGCCGCCTTCGACCGCCTCGACGGTCTGCCGTTCTGGATCGATCGCTGGGACGGCAGCCGCGCCGACCTCGCCCGGCTCAAGAACCTGACGAGCCAGCTCATCGGACGCTTCGCCCACGAGGCCGTGCACGCGACGCGGCATGCTTTCTCGGGCTCCCTCGCCCGATTCGGCGGCTCGGTCGTCGTGCCGGCCGAGACCCGCACCGAGATCGCGGTGCTCAAGGGGATCGTCGCCGCCAATGTGATGTCGACCAACGCGCGCCAGCCGCTCTACGCGGCGCAGCGCGGCATCCTCACCGAGCTCGCCGACCAGCTCTGGGCGACTGGACCCGAGCACCTGGATGCGGGCTTCGCCGCCGACTGGGCCGAAGCCGTCGACGACACCGCGCGCCGACGTGTGATCGTCGACCAGGTCGCCTCGCTGACCGACCAGTCGGCGATGTCCCGTCACGAGCGCCTCGTCGGCTGA
- a CDS encoding aminoacyl-tRNA deacylase — MSAPQEPAASVDAVAEVPASENAAAAATASTESGDVDRVADDAAARGIAIEFQTTESAGSLDEAAALRGISPADIVKTLVVKRHDGDYLLALVPGDRQIAWPKLRALVGVNRLRLPDPDAAFAATGYVRGTITPFGSTTAWPVYADERIRGRRVSMGAGRPGRTLYVDADALIAGFDATVADITNPREAG, encoded by the coding sequence ATGAGCGCACCGCAGGAGCCCGCCGCATCCGTCGACGCCGTCGCAGAGGTGCCGGCGTCAGAGAACGCGGCCGCCGCAGCGACTGCGAGCACGGAGAGCGGCGACGTGGATCGGGTCGCCGACGACGCGGCCGCCCGCGGGATCGCGATCGAGTTCCAGACGACCGAGAGCGCCGGCTCGCTCGACGAGGCCGCCGCGCTGCGCGGCATCTCGCCGGCCGACATCGTCAAGACGCTCGTGGTGAAACGCCACGACGGCGACTACCTGCTCGCCCTGGTTCCGGGCGACCGTCAGATCGCCTGGCCCAAGCTGCGGGCGCTCGTCGGCGTCAACAGACTGCGACTGCCGGATCCGGACGCGGCGTTCGCCGCCACCGGCTACGTGCGCGGCACGATCACGCCGTTCGGCTCGACGACCGCGTGGCCCGTGTACGCCGACGAGCGCATCCGCGGTCGCCGGGTGTCGATGGGCGCAGGCCGCCCTGGACGCACGCTCTACGTGGATGCGGACGCGCTGATCGCCGGGTTCGACGCCACCGTCGCCGACATCACGAACCCGCGCGAAGCGGGCTGA